The genomic segment CGGTCCAACATCATGCGCGTCGGTGTAAAGGAAGTAGTCATTCTCGTCACGAATTGATCATCTCCTCCTCACATCCTTGTCGTTGATCAGTACCGCAACAGTAGCAGTAGCGCCACAACAGTATCCATATGTCTATGGGTGAAACGTCGTGCGCCAGTATACTGACACCGTGCACCTGGCTAGGGATTTGTGGGGAGGTCACGTGGAGGTGGCTAAGGTTTCGGAGTGGTGGGATTTGTTCACCCACAGCCCCATGCCTCCACTTATATAAACCCCGCTAATAGGTTGCCATGTTAAAAGATCTATTAGAGTTCTAATTCTTCACAAATCATTACCCGCAAGGCCTACTACGGATCCAATCCAATTTAGAGATTACCTCTTGAGTATATCACCGACAGGAGGCGATGCACTGGATTGGGACTAGAGTGGATGGATCTGCTTTGTGGAAGACAATGACTTGTATAAGGTTGAGCCAGATGAAGGCAGATGGTTGGATATACATCTGACGGTAACAAAAATGAATGAATTTGCGGTGAAAAATCTTGCGACTATTAACTAGAAAACCCGTACAAACTTTATGGTGTTACAAATCTCATGGTCTTACAAACATTTTTATTCATAAGGGCCCTAAAAAACTTCTATGTAGAAAAAGTGTAACAAGAAGCTGGACTTGAAAATTTGGCACCGCAAAAAACGTCTATAAGGACCAgtgaaggcctaagaggtaggatgAATTAGGGTTTCTAAAATTAATTGGCTCAAATCAATAAGATAAACAtaaatcaatttctatataaatataatcTAGGTTTATTTAGTGCGGCTACTCTAACGTAATAAAGTTTTGCACCCTAGGTTCCAATCCTATAGCTACACATGGCAATTCTAAGAAAGGTAAATACGGAAATTAAACGGTGCAATAAATAAGTACACAATGTAAATGAGTTAGAGAGCGCAAACTCGACATGATGATTTTTTCCTATAGTATCGGTTTTAGCgctcacccctagtccatgttggagcccCTTGCAAATGCCAAGCTCTCCGCTCGGCTACTCCAAATATTGTAATCATTAGAGCTCCTCACACAGCGGTAGGTCTCCTACTAGGCCTCACCCTGGATGCCCACCGCTCGTCTTCACTATGGTCGTGATTCACCGCTCTGGCACGGACCACTCCTTCCGCTCACAAGGCTTGCAACCGCTCCACAAAACTGGACTGGAGGGTCTCACAAGACTACATCGCTCCCAAGCTGTCTAGGTGCTGACAAGCACCAAAAATAACACATGTGGATTACTCACTTGATTCATTTAGTCTAATTACCTAGCTAGATTCAGACTAGAcctaaactagcactaatcaaTCATTAATCTTATACTAATTGTCTTGATCTCTAATATTATTACCACAGTGATCTGCAACCTCTCCAATATGTGTctaagctttccaacaagtgagagcaccttcaaatgacagGGCAATAGGGTATAATACATAGGGCCAACCCTAAAATTAGCTGTTGGAGAggagaaactagccgttggtcTGTAAAAGAAGCACCGAACAATGGTTGGGTCACCGGACAGTCCATGGCTTCAaatcccaatggctcagaaagtTGCACCGGAGGATCAGGTGAGGTCACCCAATAGTCCGGTGGcattaatcttaaaaaaaatggcTCTTAGGACAATTACCACCTAACTATCCGATGTATCTGTTCTTTCTTGGGCGGACCGACGTTTTGCATCAATAAGGCAATTACATGAGCAATCTGCTAGGTAGCAATTGCAGAGTAGATTTCTGGGACGTTCGTTCTATCAGTCATGTATATTGATGTTGTGCCATTCCTTGTGTTCTTCATACTTACCCGACAAAAGGCCCATGCGAAAGCAGAATGCTTTCTGCAGAAACCGTCTGTTCATTCCTTCTTCCCAAAGTTGGTACTGTGGATGTACTGATGACTCCCTCTTTTTCCCCTCATTGGCTACCAACAATACAAATGGGGAAAAAAAACTCGATCACAGAAAAAAGACCCCTTGGCTTCGTCATAAAAGAGTGGAATATTGAACCCTAGCTAGTCAGAAAACTCGCTAAAACTAATTTTCAAAGAGGTACCTACTTTTTACGAGCACACGAGTTGGAACCTGAATAGACGACCTCTCGATTGGAGGCTCTATCAACTAAGCTATCACTtaatgagaaaaatgaattgaTCTATACCTGCAGTCTTTTAGTGAAGTTATTACATGCAAAATCTAGGAATCACAGCTTATGAAAATTCTGCACAAAAGATGAGAACTTGCCAGAAACTATTTGAAGAGGATATTGGTTTGGTTCTCATGAGAGCCAAAATTTGACATACTTAACTTTTGCAGCTTTGATCAAATGTGTACATCCTCTGTTCTTGATGATAAggtaattttttcttaattgtGCTTTTAACTTTTGTTTTCTTGGAGCCATGTTTGACCAAACCTTAAAAAGTTGATGTTagtgtagtagtagtagtaattTGTTTTGCATAACTTCCTGTTTAGACAGGAGGTATAATTTGTACTTGTAGAAATGGAATGCCCTTCTCAAAACTGATGATAAGATGACCATGGAGGCTGTGCTGTCGAGTATGATGCAGTGGATCAAATCCTTTGATGGAAACTCCATGTGCATGACTGATGTGATGGAGATCTAGCCCCTGGTGGTCTGCTGCCCATGTCTGAAGCTCAAACGGTCTCAGGGCGATCGTTTGTTGTTTAAAAGTTCTTTTTGTCAGGTGTTTCAGACGTGGTGTGATTTATGTTCTAAACTGTGTGCTGGTCTTCCCAGCTTTGTGCTCTGGTTTTTGTTTCGTTTGCGTTTGGGATTATGTATGAATGTTGGATCTCTCTATTGGTTTTCAATAAAAGCCGAGTAATCTCCCATCTAAAAAGGTATAATATGGACCAAATCTTCTCTTTGACATCTAATacagaggagagggagagaggtctTTGAACTAACATAAATGGAATAAGAACTGGAAGAGAAGAAAACCAAATCACTGGGTTCATCATGACCGATGAGTACAAATAAATAtctgcacacacacacacacacatatatatatatatatatatatatatatatatatatatttacaagcATTACATGAACACCAATTATTACAGCTTCACCCAAAACAAGATACACAATCTAATATAGATGTTGCTAAATGCCACTTCACCTGTTCACCTTCCAAGTATTCGTAGAACTCCATTACAGTGGGAGCCACATCACCATTAGTTGTGTTTTAGCACTTAGCGTACGTCTGCCTTCCTAGTAAAGCTTTTCCATGTTATAACCACAAACACataaattttatcataaaaccTGCCGACTAGGCGAAAATAAGCAATCCTCCACGCTTTCTGGAATAGTAGGGCACAAAACACCACCCATAGACCAACTACATATCCGATGCCAAGTCCAAAGTAAAAGAACATTGGCCCAGAATGATGTTCATCTCTCTTTTCATCTCCATGCTCAGATGTATTATTGCTTCCACAATTCCTTTGAAGAGGACGCCCACATAGACCGGTGTTTCCGTCGTACATAGAGGGATTCCCTGTGTAGAGAGTGTCAAGTTGACGTCCTGATGGTATTCTTCCTGTTAGATTATTATAAGACAAGTCCAAAATGCTTAAAAATGTCAAATTTGATATGCTTGATGGGATTTCTCCAAAAAGATTGTTGTTGGAGAGGTCAAGTGACTCCAACGACTGCATGGCCCCAATCTTGTCAGGAACTTCTCCATTCAGTTGATTTCGAGATAAGTTCAAATTTACCAATCCATCGAGAGATGTTATCCCGTCTGGAATTTTACCGGTTAAATGGTTCGATGAGAGGTCAATGCTCAGTATCTCCAAAACACCCGCACCATGGTAATTGAGTTGTTGTCCCTTGGTGTCTATTAATAATTCACCAATTATATCTTGGAACCCGGCGGGAACGTCCTTGTAAGGATCCAGTATATATCTTCTTGTCATAAACGTTAGATTTGATAGATGCGGAGGTATGACACCTGATATCCAATTGGCTGCAAGATTCAGATGATAAATATTTGTGAGACTTGTGATGTTGTTTGGAATATGCCCGTAGAACATGTTGTGATTCAGTCGTAAAAACTGCAATGAACTGCAGCTCCCGATCCACATTGGCAATGTTCCTGAGAATCTATTCCATGATAGATCCAGAAACGACAGACTCGTGCAGCTTCTTAGAAATGGTGGGAAGTTGCCAGAGAAGCTAATATTGTTACTTAATAATAGATATGTCATTCTTGACATATTTAAACATTGAGGAAGTTCTCCTTCAAAAAGATTATTGGCCAAATCCAAGCCATACAAGCTCAATTCACAGATAGATGTTGGTATCTGACCACTGATGTAATTAGAATACAATGCAATCAAATCTAGATTTGGCGCTCCAAAATTTGATGGCAAGGGTCCTGATAAAGAATTTCTCGAGATATCCAACACGCTGAGGTTTCTTGGCAATGGAGGTATTTGACCGGTTAGGTTGTTTGAACTGAAATATAGTGCATCCAATGACATGATATCCATATTTGTTGGCAAGCCATCACTGATTTGATTATTGGAGATTTCCAAGAATGTGACCTTTGAAAATGTATTACAAAACCAATCTGGAAGCCTATCTATTATACCTGTGTTTGAGATATCAAGCCGAAGAATATCCACTTGCCATTTAAGCCATGCAGGAAATAGAGGACCGACCTGGCACGATGCAAAATATGCTTCTTGTAGTCTAAACGTGGGTAGCCATTTTGAACCCACCACAATCTTCAATTGATTCTTAGATAAGTCTATGTACTCTAAGCTTTGTAAACCGTCCAAGTGTTCTTCTGTGATCGAACCATCCAAGTCATTGCCTCGTTTCAGATGGCACATGTCCAGTGAGGTGGTTTGCAGAGAGGTCAAGGGTCCTCAAATGTGCAAAATGCCCTATAAATGCTGGGAGAGGTCCAGTAATGTTGTTACCACTGAGAACAAGAGTGACTATACTGGCCAAGTGCCCCATGTTGCTTGGTAGGAACCCTACCAGGTAGTTTGACTGTAGATGCAACTCCTGCAACTTGTTTGATGAACACTGCGGCAACCTCTCAATCAACTCTGTTATATTTCCATATGAAAGAGATGCATCAAGAGCTAGAACAGTCAAGTTGCATAGGTTCTTCAAGTTTGTCGTCGTCATGCTCAAGTTATTATTACTATTATATGACAACTCTAGTACTTGAAGGGATACCATGTCTCCCAGCGTACTTGGAAGTTGTCCGTACAGCTCAGTTCCCGCGAGGGAGAGGTACACTAGGCTTGTTAGGTTCCAATACCAACAAGATGCAACTGGGTGGTGAAAGCTATTCCAGGAGAAATCGAGCTCCTCAAGGTTTGTAAGGTTAAGGCGTGGGAGCTTTTGGTTTGCACTTGTTAGCGAGCAATCATCGAGAATAAGGACCCTCAAAGAAGGCAACATATTCACCACATACGGCCAGTCAGTTACCATGCCAAGATTTACCGACCCCATATTGAGGTACTGCAACAAAGGTAGGTGTGTTAACCACGAGAGATCAGTAGAGTACATGTACTGCTCCTGCAAACCAGTGTTTGAAAGATCAAGATACTGCAGCTTTGAGAGGTTGCCAAGCTGAGGAGGCACCCTACCGGAAAACGGTATGTTAGAGAGGTTAAGATATCTTAGGTTCTTGAAAGATCCCAGGAACTCTGGGACTTGGCCGGTCGGCCCCTGGAGGCTGTTCATGCTGACATTGACATATTCAAGATGCTGCAAGGAGAGTAGAGAACGACTTATCTCTCTGGTCAGACCTCCGCCTCCGAGGTGCAGCTCGAGGACATGGCCCGTAAGGTTGCTGCACTGGACTCCTCCCCATTGGCAGCAGTCATGCTCATCTTCTGGCTGCCATGACGCCAGGAGGCCCCCGGGGTCGCTGGTGATGCCTTGCTTGAACGCCAGGAGGGCGTCCCTCTCCTTGGGCGCACAGGCGGCGCCCGCGTGGACGCCGGTGAAGGAAGAGGAAGCAGCTGCTACGATGACTACGAGGAGCAGGAAACCGGCGATGGACATGCTGAAAGCTAGCATCATATCGATTTTCAGGTGTTTTTGCAGCCGTCGGCGATTTGTAGGCAGCACCGCAGCACCACGCTGCTATATTAAGGGTGTGTTAGGTTGAACTGCAGCGCGTGAAGACTGAGATATACATAGTTGGATAGTCACAAATAAATACAGATTATTTTGGACATCGGCATGACCTTAATTTCGAATGCAACTTTGACAGTAGTATAATGGACAGGAAAGTCGTCGTCGATTAAATTTGGTGACTGATATGTGTGTGGAAGACGTCGGGCGTACAGTCGTTGATTGCCTACCCCAATTAACTGGTCGAAACTTCGTTGGAGGAATTTTATTGCACGTCGCCTCACGCTCGCGACATACAGGACAAACTCGACCATGCATCTACGCGCGATAGCTTCTAGTCTCGTCCAGAGAGAAGGATCGAGAGACAATTGGCTCAAGTGATCAAAGTCGTTGATTGATTTATTGACAGATATATGTATAATGTGCAGTTTCcattcgtcgtcgtcgtcgtcacgtCTAATGTAGCGATGTTGTGAATTGATAAGTTCATAGCAATTGTGCTGAAATCGACGAGAGATGGACGAGAGTTCGTCGTACGCAGGAAGCCGTGGCCGCTTTTATGTAGCCCAAGTGCTCCTTAGCTGCATCTCCCCATTGGGCTAACGGCCTCGTCGACTCTCCCGGGCGCGGCCTATTGGACCCTGCTGGGTGTAAGAAGGTGGGCCCCAACCTCGTGCCAGTGGCAATTCGGACTTCGAGGGCCCCAACCTCGTGCTGGTATTAGGTGCGTGGCTACTGCCGCGTGGAGCAATTTGTGCATTTATTTTAGTTCAACTCAATCAATTAACTAGTTATTTTGATTAgatcaaaataattaattagttaattaaataAGTGATTTGTATAAATTTACAAGTATTATActatttgtaacataaaactactaGTATTGTgactagtaacacaaaactacaattattatacatcaatttcacacaaaattagattttaattggattcatccaaCGTGGTCTTCTATtattccaaaaattctagaactttCTGttcgtgttccataatccatgttaAACCcatttaattggattcacctaaaaagaatttgtagaatttaaactaaaattatccaaaaaagctacttttataactcctaacaattgttagggcgtcaaataaaattccaaaaatctggaaaaaatcactaatatttttattatatgatggactaatttctcaaattattttcagccctaggttatatggtgaaaaagtaagttcttttgtaagtatataaatagagcatataaatggagcattacaaaggaaataactttttcaccatataaaataaggataaaaataattttagaaattagtaaattatataataagaatataGGAAGGTATATATACTAACATACATACCCTTTTACAATTGGAAAGCACAAACTGCCATTTGAAGCATAAGTAATTTGAAATTTATCTATTCATTGTAGTTAGTTTGTGCTATTTTTATTGTGTTAAtatctttcctttttggttCATGTGGTTCTTGTTGGCTTTCATATCTAGCCCACCCCAACTTGATTGGGACTAAATGCTTTCTTGTTGTCATTGCAGTTAGTTTATAGCGGTACAAAACTAGGAAGAAAGCTAAATAATGGACTGAATTTTCATGTAGTTAGTATGCATATATCAATTTGTTATTGATCCAAATCCATCTGTGGCACACTATCTAATCGCAACAAAGCGATCATCAGCTAACTCGGAGGATTCAAGCTCTGCTGACTCCTCGAACAAGTTGCCATCTAAATCAGAATCCTCATGCATTTCTGATCATGATTCCCCGGTTGCCAAGGAGGGCCTAGAGGATGCAGAAACAAGCAGCAAAGCTAAGCAAAACAAAGCAACTTACCGCCAAGTGAAGAACTCTGATGGTGACAAGGACGATAGCATAAGCGAGTCTGTGGTGACATCTGATTCTCAGGATGATCAAGCCAATAAGGATGCTGATTTTGCCACTCCATCAAAGCCAGCGCTGCCAAGGAAGAGGAAGTATGTTGAACGAAGAAGCCCCGACTGTGTTGCAAGCAGGCTGCGTTCTCGGTCCAACAAGCCATGAACACTTGATCTTATGAGCATAACCTTTTCTTTTGCCTGTCCGACTGTGTGCTCATTTCCTTTTGCGACGGAGAACAGACTTATTGACATAGTGTGTAGGCTCATTTGCAGTTCCTGGTGCATTTTGAGTTCGGTCGTCATTAAGTGGTAGTAGAATGATTGCGGTGCTAGTCCTTTGCAAAGCTGTGTATCAGCTTCAAACAATGGTGACTGCCAAATGTGTTTCTGTGGGCTGTGGACCTGCTTTTTCTGATGTTCAGTGGACGTTTATCAATAACAATATGCTTATCATCAGCTAAATGTTTAATTTGTGCCGTGTGTTCGTAAGTATTCTGTTATAGTCGGCCTCTGTTAATTTTtttgtgtgggggggggggtgtgggGGGAAGAGAGAGTTTGATTAATTAACCACCAGAGTTGTTACCATCAGGGACGAAACTACAGTAGCACTGCACTGGCACCacggaaaaaataaaatattagttaTTAACAAttcaattttatctttttataCACCATCTAATCCTAAACATATGCACCATCCAAGCCTAGATATGGTGAAGTGTGTACTGAGTCTTACAATCTTTGAGCAAGAGCTCATGAATACAAGAAGGCCACCTCCGGAAGAAGAGGAACCACCGATTCGGCTTCACGCGGCACCGGGCTCCATCTGGACCGGGCCTGTGTTAAAATTGCTATACTTGTCAAGTAGACTGATACACTGGTCCATGTGAGCATGTCTATTATCTTGAATTCTTATGGTTGTGTGACCTTTGGTTCCTGTAAGTCTCacgagctttttttatttttatattttttaacataaaaatttatttaaatat from the Phragmites australis chromosome 19, lpPhrAust1.1, whole genome shotgun sequence genome contains:
- the LOC133899895 gene encoding receptor-like protein EIX2; translation: MDIMSLDALYFSSNNLTGQIPPLPRNLSVLDISRNSLSGPLPSNFGAPNLDLIALYSNYISGQIPTSICELSLYGLDLANNLFEGELPQCLNMSRMTYLLLSNNISFSGNFPPFLRSCTSLSFLDLSWNRFSGTLPMWIGSCSSLQFLRLNHNMFYGHIPNNITSLTNIYHLNLAANWISGVIPPHLSNLTFMTRRYILDPYKDVPAGFQDIIGELLIDTKGQQLNYHGAGVLEILSIDLSSNHLTGKIPDGITSLDGLVNLNLSRNQLNGEVPDKIGAMQSLESLDLSNNNLFGEIPSSISNLTFLSILDLSYNNLTGRIPSGRQLDTLYTGNPSMYDGNTGLCGRPLQRNCGSNNTSEHGDEKRDEHHSGPMFFYFGLGIGYVVGLWVVFCALLFQKAWRIAYFRLVGRFYDKIYVFVVITWKSFTRKADVR
- the LOC133899897 gene encoding receptor-like protein EIX2; the encoded protein is MMLAFSMSIAGFLLLVVIVAAASSSFTGVHAGAACAPKERDALLAFKQGITSDPGGLLASWQPEDEHDCCQWGGVQCSNLTGHVLELHLGGGGLTREISRSLLSLQHLEYVNVSMNSLQGPTGQVPEFLGSFKNLRYLNLSNIPFSGRVPPQLGNLSKLQYLDLSNTGLQEQYMYSTDLSWLTHLPLLQYLNMGSVNLGMVTDWPYVVNMLPSLRVLILDDCSLTSANQKLPRLNLTNLEELDFSWNSFHHPVASCWYWNLTSLVYLSLAGTELYGQLPSTLGDMVSLQVLELSYNSNNNLSMTTTNLKNLCNLTVLALDASLSYGNITELIERLPQCSSNKLQELHLQSNYLVGFLPSNMGHLASIVTLVLSGNNITGPLPAFIGHFAHLRTLDLSANHLTGHVPSETRQ